The Alteribacter populi genomic sequence GTAAAAGAACGAACGACAAACCAAATCATTAGGATATTCCTGAACTCGCAAAAAATCCGTTATAATAGAATGGAAATAATATTTTAAAATTTTAAATAATTTGGGTAATTCTTCACTACCCATTATAAAGAAGGTGTTATCGATGAGGATTCATAACAAATTTATGGTTTTCTTTATTATTGTTCTCTCTCTCATGTGTGCGATTACGTTAATTATTTACAAAAATAGTCAAGAGTCTATTGGTCAGTATGATCGTATTCTCCAACGTTTTCTCGTTTTAAATGAAATCTCACAAAACACAGATGAGATCAATCACGTATTTCAAGATTATTTATTAGTCCAAAACGAAGAAAGGCTTGAAGATTTTGAACAATATAAGGCTGAAATCTACTCGAATCAAGCACAGTTCACAGAAGTTATTTCACCACAATACGATACTTCACTTTCAAAAAATTATTATCACATGCTTTCCTATTTTATTGATCAAATGGAAAGGTCACTAGAGACTCAAACGCAAGAGCAGACAACAGAGCACTTTATATATCGAGAGGAAGTCGAGAAAGTAGCGACTTGGTTAAATGAGACGACGTTAAGGCTAATCAATCACGAATTGGAGGATTATCATCAACTGCATTCTGATAGCTTAATGCAAAACCAGTTTCATTTATCCTTTGCGATCTATGGCGCGATGTCCCTTTTTGCTATCAGCCTATTATTCACGTATTTTATGTCGAAAAGGATTCTCTCACCTATTCATCGTTTAGTAGAGCAGGCGAATGAACTTTCAACCGGAAACTTTGATGTAAAAGATGTCGAAGTGACCAATGATGAGGTTGGTGTTCTGAGCGAAACCTTTAATCAAATGAAACGAAACGTAAAACAACTATTTGTAGAAATCAAACAACGAGCTAAGCTGGAACAAAAGTTACAGGACCAGGAAATCAAAAACATTGAAACGCATCGTTTATTAAAAGAAATGGAATTACGCTCATTACAAAATCAGATGAACCCTCATTTTTTATTTAACACGTTAAATGTCGTCTCTAAGATGGCGTACATCGAAGGAGCGGAAAAGTCGAGTGACTTAGTTGTCTCGATTTCGAAGCTGCTTCGTTATAACTTAAGACCACTTGAAAAGGCGGTTACTTTACGAGATGAGATTAGCCATGTGAAAGAATATATTGAAATCCAGCAAGTGCGTTTTAGTGAAAGGATCGTAGTTGAAATTAAAATTGAAACGAATGATTTAGACATTCCGATTCCTTTACTAACACTACAGCCGATTGTAGAAAATGCGTTCATTCACGGGGTGGACGCAAAAGAGTCAGGCGGAGAAATATGCATCCGTGTTTTTGAAAGAAATCATGCAGTTGTTGCCGAGATTTCGGATAACGGTGAGGGAATTGATGCTGACGTCCTTAAAGAATTAACGGATGAACCAAAAGGACATTTAACAGGGATTGGCCTCATGAATGTCCAAAAAAGACTGAGAATGTTTTATGACAAGGATGATACCGTGAAAGTAAATTCCACTTTAGGGTATGGAACGACGATCCAACTGTCATTACCGAAAACAAATGAAGCTGAAAGGTGGGCTTGACATGAAGCATAGAATGATGGTTGTGGATGATGAGGTGTTAGAAAGACAAGCTTTAAAATCAATGATCACTAAATTGTTTGATGATGTTGAGGTCGTAGCTGAGGCCGGAAATGGGAGGAGTGCAATTGAACTTGCAGATGAAAAGCACCCTGACATTATTACGATGGATATTAAACTGCCAGGTATGGACGGATTACAAACGATTGAAGAAATTCAGTTAAACCATCCTCATATTCGTTTTATTGTCCTTTCAGCATTTGATACATTTTCTTATGCTCAAAAAGCGATGACGTTAAACGTCAACCATTACTTGTTAAAGCCATACAAACAAGAGGAGCTTAAGGAGACGGTGTCCAAAATATGCAGAGATAGAGAAAGGGAACAAAAAGCTAGAGTTGAAAAAATAAAAATGAAGGACCACCAAGAGCATATGAAAACATTAGTGGAAGTGGAATGGGTCTCGACAATTATTCACAACCAAATACAAGATATCTCGATCGATGAATTGAATCAACTTATTGGACTTAGCTTCAATGAAGGCATTGGTGTTATTGTATATTTTCACGAAAAAAACGGTCATATTGAAGACTCTCAACAAAAGTCATATCTATATCAGCAAGTTAAAACGGTGTTAAAGCAAACCTCCAACTGTTTGGTCGGACCGATGATTTACGATCATATTCCTTTGTTTATGTTAAAACAAAGCGGAGAAGCAAAAGTAAGTTTGCGTAATCAAGTGATCACAAATATGAAAAAACTATTTGACCATCTATCAACTATTCCTCATCTTAAAGACGTTTCTGTATCAGCCGGTGCGGGAACCTCAGTTTATAACCTTGAAGGCTTTCAAGAATCTTATCACGAAGCATTAGTAGCTTCGCGAAGTGAAACGAAAGATCGCCGTGTGCAATTTTATCAAGATTTAGCAAAAGAAAAACCAGTAAAGGTTGATTCTATTAATCGCGAGAAAGAATTGCTCGTTACCATTCAACAAGTGGATTATGAGCGGGCACACCGGATGATGGAAGGAATCATCAATGATCAGGTGTTGAAGCATGGTGTTCATCTTGAAAAGATCAAAAGATCCCTGACAGAACTGTTCATCTTAATATCGCGGCTTTCGGACTTTCCACTAGGACAAGAATT encodes the following:
- a CDS encoding sensor histidine kinase — translated: MRIHNKFMVFFIIVLSLMCAITLIIYKNSQESIGQYDRILQRFLVLNEISQNTDEINHVFQDYLLVQNEERLEDFEQYKAEIYSNQAQFTEVISPQYDTSLSKNYYHMLSYFIDQMERSLETQTQEQTTEHFIYREEVEKVATWLNETTLRLINHELEDYHQLHSDSLMQNQFHLSFAIYGAMSLFAISLLFTYFMSKRILSPIHRLVEQANELSTGNFDVKDVEVTNDEVGVLSETFNQMKRNVKQLFVEIKQRAKLEQKLQDQEIKNIETHRLLKEMELRSLQNQMNPHFLFNTLNVVSKMAYIEGAEKSSDLVVSISKLLRYNLRPLEKAVTLRDEISHVKEYIEIQQVRFSERIVVEIKIETNDLDIPIPLLTLQPIVENAFIHGVDAKESGGEICIRVFERNHAVVAEISDNGEGIDADVLKELTDEPKGHLTGIGLMNVQKRLRMFYDKDDTVKVNSTLGYGTTIQLSLPKTNEAERWA
- a CDS encoding response regulator; the encoded protein is MKHRMMVVDDEVLERQALKSMITKLFDDVEVVAEAGNGRSAIELADEKHPDIITMDIKLPGMDGLQTIEEIQLNHPHIRFIVLSAFDTFSYAQKAMTLNVNHYLLKPYKQEELKETVSKICRDREREQKARVEKIKMKDHQEHMKTLVEVEWVSTIIHNQIQDISIDELNQLIGLSFNEGIGVIVYFHEKNGHIEDSQQKSYLYQQVKTVLKQTSNCLVGPMIYDHIPLFMLKQSGEAKVSLRNQVITNMKKLFDHLSTIPHLKDVSVSAGAGTSVYNLEGFQESYHEALVASRSETKDRRVQFYQDLAKEKPVKVDSINREKELLVTIQQVDYERAHRMMEGIINDQVLKHGVHLEKIKRSLTELFILISRLSDFPLGQELAYFPEVVSVDQLRNTAFYRLNNVMQVLEKQKEQKSEDMLENIQSYIKQHFKDDLSLESISNQVNLSPSYFSKLFKEKTGQTLIDYLSKVRIKKAKEYLNTSDLSLKEICFEVGYHDPNYFSRVFKKYERVSPRQYRQEVAKKQQS